The region ATCATgtgcccttcctacaaaagagttagacaaatgcaaatacatattttttggtattttggttagtaaagatgataaaatacaaagtatgatacaatcacatggtgcttgattatctttcccaatgcaaacccaatgagtgaggggtaaggaggatgtcaaggtatgatcccaatgctaatgcatatgatgagatagcatgatggatcttaggatcaaaattggggtcttacaatgatATGCAGGTTGACTACCATCAGACTTGTGCATTGAAGTATTACCTCTTGTTCTTGGTTTGCACGTCCACTTTTATGGACAAAAGTGCAACTTACATCGATGTTATCTACCTTAAGTACTTCATTGACTTGATGGCAATTCACGAGTACAACTGGATGGTCGCCTGTTTGTTCTATATGTATTCGAAATTGATCGAGGGTTATCTTTGAAAGACAAAGCAGATGACAAGGAGATACATGTTGCTTATGGTAATTTACTGATATTAATATTTTCATAATTATATTTTACACTTGTTATTAACATTTAATTTGAACTATATTTCAGGGATGGATCATCTCCAACTTTCCTCGCATCACCGGATGGGAAATTATGACTATCGAAACTGGGGATTAGCCACGTGTTGCTACCTTTGCGTTGTACAAAGGGAATAATGTGATTGAGCCATTTCAGATGTATCTTGATCGTACTCTAGCAGATGACATTGCCTTTTGCCCATACAATGGTCACTGCGAGATGCATCATTTGGATATTATTTTCTTATACTCTGAATGATTGGCATGTGAGTCAACTCTGATGTATCCTTATTTTTCCGAGCAAGTGATGTGTTGGTTTGACTATTTGCATATTATTCTGAAACATCCCTCAAAGTTCGCTCCTCCCACCAACCGTCATATAGATCTCATTGTGATACTTGATGATTTTGAGAATCATCTAGTATTAGTGGAGTATTGCATAGTACTAGCTCAAATACATTGGACATATGCCAACAACTACATGACATGGTTCTATATGATGTCACATCATATCGTGACACTAGACGTGCTTAGAAGAGCACATAAATCAGCTGTAGAGATGTGATGTGATTATATGCATCTATAGATGCACATAATCTCATAGATGCACGTAATCACATCTCATCTAGTCTAATGCTATTCCCCTCTAACTTCGCTCACCAGCCAAAGCAAACCAAGAAACTTACACTTCAAAGTGTATGTTTGGTTCCAGTTTTGGGTGAGACAACTGATTCTAAAAAATTAATTTTACATACTTAATTTACTCAAAATCAATTTTTAGTTAATTTACTCAATCAATTTTTATCGGTCAAAAACCAATCACACGCTAACACCTCTTATAAACAAGTAAATTTATGCTAACATGTATCCATACTTTGCAGTGGTTTTTTCTGAAAAATTCAAGCTTACCTATAGAAAAGATACAAAAACACTTTGATACAAATGTCAAGAGTCAGAAGCCATTGACTACAAAATATGACAGCTTCACCTTATGTATCGTGCCTCTTCCTAGTAACACGAAAGTTTGACAAAAATCTTGATACAGGATGTTGAAAACCGAAAAATCTAACAAGATTTTGGCAATCTTTCTTTTCTTCTTCGTCATTATCTGCCTGTGAACTTAAATTACTCAGAAAAGTTTTCCCCTGATATATAAAAGAGAGCTGCTGCCATAAAAGAACACTCAATCCTATCTGCAATGAAACACTCGCGATAAACAGATACACAAGAAGAAGTCCTCTAGCCGATAGAAACAACGCAGATCTCAGGAAAGCAATAAAAATTTCATTCACAAGTCTCCATGCTAGATCTCGGCCAGTAATCCCCTTTAAGCGGCTGAGTGAGTATGACGATGGTGGCCAAATATGCAAGCTAGTATATGCAGACATTATAGAGACATAGATCGTGCTCAACACTGCTGAAATGAGGAAGCAAATGAAGCTGTAGTGATTAGCTGCACCAACACAATTCCCAATCTGCCAAAGACAAACTAGCATTAAGACAGGGCAATGTTTTCAAAACCAAatttagaaagaaaaaaataCTATAAACATTTGCTAGCTAAGAAAATGTTTTCAAAACCAAATTTCCAATCCCCAAAGCTTGCTCTTTTGTAATATTAATTTACATATTTAATCAAGGTATCACGGTAAGCATTGATGTTTCACTAACCCCACAGGAGTTCAACTAACTAACCACTGCATCTAAAATATAATTCCAAGTCCAACTAACCAAATTATCCTTCCTGGTATCTCCATCCCCTTATCAAATCCATCTTTCAGCTTCTCTATTTTGTCACTATTAAGTGCTAGTTCAACATAAAACTTAAGTATATAAAAAATCAAGTTTTTTGGGGAAAGGTATTAAATAACAGAACAAGAGGGTATACCAAGTAATATGTGAGGTCTGGACACGAATAAAAAAATCTccaaaaacaaaaagaaacacATTCCCAACTGTTCAATTCAAACATCATAATAATGAAACATTTAAGCCCCTGAGGGACCATAACCCCATAAGTATATAGCAAATACACACGTTACACAAGGAAGGTGATAGAAACGGGTAACAAATAGAATTTCCTAGAACAATACAATAAATTTATGTTAACGATTCTGGGGAATTAATCACAATCAGAATGTTACATATACACACAATAAAAAGGATTAAAAAAATCACATTTGAAATAAGGCCTAGAGTTGGGTTCCTCTCCAAGTTTTTGATAGCTTGGTCTCTCCCTCCTAATAACCACTCAATAACTTCTCTAGATAACCAGCTATACCCTGCTGTCTTTCGATTTATTCTTACTAACAGCTAACATAACTGACCCAGAATTAATTAATAAAACATAACTTACAGATTCTAAACCGAAGTCGGTTTTGGTCCTCTCTGCCCATCTCCTATAATATTCCTTAATCAGAATTCTAACAGAAGGCTCCTGAAGTTCTCTAGCATTAGCAGCTAACTATGAACTTCATCATTTTTTGTTTATCGTCGACATCTAAGACGATCCTAGATAAAGAGTTGTGTTAAGGTATAGTTTTATTATTGAAGAAAAGGTATGCAAATAAAAATTTTGATTATGAGATTACAAGGAAACAATAGCATTGTGATGCATTTCAGGTGGAGATTACAACACTGAGATTTGATATTTCGGTAGTAAGAAGGTAAAGGAAACTTACAAATGGGCAGTGATGATCCATGTCCAGTATACATTTTCCACATGAACGACAATGATGTGCTCTAGGTGACTTTGGCTTCAAGCAGTAGT is a window of Lathyrus oleraceus cultivar Zhongwan6 chromosome 6, CAAS_Psat_ZW6_1.0, whole genome shotgun sequence DNA encoding:
- the LOC127092624 gene encoding protein S-acyltransferase 11 isoform X1, with amino-acid sequence MVMASSSSSSPEEQCGAEVSDNYETTCWGCGLRVMLPSCASIFKCGWCGAITDQNKKKRDEKCLGWRLLRDRCFLSAVLVFMFFVIFGGVWAMYPVVFSVSILWGIFHSIITTILSIATISFFSLAAFRCAGIPPNILWGSYPTVGKGDLENYTFCHYCLKPKSPRAHHCRSCGKCILDMDHHCPFIGNCVGAANHYSFICFLISAVLSTIYVSIMSAYTSLHIWPPSSYSLSRLKGITGRDLAWRLVNEIFIAFLRSALFLSARGLLLVYLFIASVSLQIGLSVLLWQQLSFIYQGKTFLSNLSSQADNDEEEKKDCQNLVRFFGFQHPVSRFLSNFRVTRKRHDT
- the LOC127092624 gene encoding protein S-acyltransferase 11 isoform X2, yielding MLPSCASIFKCGWCGAITDQNKKKRDEKCLGWRLLRDRCFLSAVLVFMFFVIFGGVWAMYPVVFSVSILWGIFHSIITTILSIATISFFSLAAFRCAGIPPNILWGSYPTVGKGDLENYTFCHYCLKPKSPRAHHCRSCGKCILDMDHHCPFIGNCVGAANHYSFICFLISAVLSTIYVSIMSAYTSLHIWPPSSYSLSRLKGITGRDLAWRLVNEIFIAFLRSALFLSARGLLLVYLFIASVSLQIGLSVLLWQQLSFIYQGKTFLSNLSSQADNDEEEKKDCQNLVRFFGFQHPVSRFLSNFRVTRKRHDT